Proteins from a genomic interval of Sphingobacterium sp. SYP-B4668:
- a CDS encoding 16S rRNA (uracil(1498)-N(3))-methyltransferase, with product MQLFFTPDVNPDAVVYTLNEEESKHAIRVLRLVVKDQLHLIDGQGNLFLAEIIDAHPKRTELRLLEVQREFQKPSYRLHIAIAPTKNIDRVEWFLEKATEVGIHEITPIISEHSERKEVKLERLNKVIVSAMKQSYKAYLPQLNPAISFSQFLKKMEQDSATKAIAHCEETDKKYLNQIFEANGNYLLLIGPEGDFSKDEIAQALDAGYAPVSLGEARLRTETAALASCVEVALLNR from the coding sequence ATGCAACTTTTCTTTACCCCAGATGTCAATCCAGATGCTGTTGTTTATACCTTGAACGAAGAGGAGAGCAAACATGCCATACGTGTGCTTCGTTTGGTTGTTAAGGATCAGCTTCATCTTATTGACGGTCAAGGTAACCTATTTTTGGCGGAGATTATTGATGCCCATCCCAAACGGACCGAGCTTCGACTCTTGGAGGTTCAACGCGAGTTTCAGAAACCCTCTTATCGTCTTCATATTGCTATAGCACCTACCAAGAATATCGATCGAGTGGAATGGTTCCTTGAAAAGGCTACCGAAGTTGGCATTCATGAAATAACACCGATTATAAGCGAACATTCTGAACGAAAAGAGGTAAAATTGGAACGATTGAATAAAGTAATCGTGTCAGCGATGAAGCAATCTTATAAAGCATACTTGCCGCAATTGAATCCCGCGATTTCGTTCTCGCAATTTCTAAAGAAAATGGAGCAAGATTCAGCTACTAAAGCAATTGCACATTGCGAAGAGACCGATAAAAAGTATTTGAATCAAATTTTTGAAGCCAATGGAAACTATCTGCTATTGATTGGTCCTGAAGGAGATTTTTCAAAAGATGAAATTGCTCAAGCCTTGGATGCGGGATATGCGCCAGTTTCATTAGGCGAGGCTCGTCTAAGGACAGAGACCGCGGCACTAGCATCTTGCGTAGAGGTCGCACTGCTCAATCGTTAA
- a CDS encoding TonB-dependent receptor yields the protein MKSQLKLKNALLTLLLFVLTTTAFSQESGKVTGKVINSKTNEPIVGLTVKVLGTSRGGSSDVSGIYNIPGLPVGKHTLEFSYVGYSTKQITDVEIKDKEVTTLDVLMDNSEGTMLDQVVVTGSFKKESINALYAQQKNSIAISDGISAEIIKKTPDKNTGEVLKRVSGASVQDNKFIIIRGLSDRYNAALLNNSPLPSTEADRKAFSFDIIPSSLIDNIVISKTATADLPGDLTGGAVNVKTKDFPDRKTIEFNVGLGYNSLSTFKNFLGNKRTTGNYFGALNPENKLPSNFPSSFSDYSKLNSAEKVNFSKEFKNTWVTEKLGKALPTQSAQALFGNTYMLKNEGKLGVIGSISYRNSETISPEIRNDYNSIDQGKDSYIFKYNDTYYRFNSNVGALGNISYLNDNLKLSWKNIFNQGLEQSYTDREGEFDDGGIELRKVTLLETVQKRMFNSVLDGEYLLNNEKQSKLSWNFSYSNVNVDQPDLRRTIYSKKLDPNNPDRPYQISVGTSPSPSGAGRFYSNLNENIYSGGLNWSYGLKLLGQEQTLKVGVLKQYKKRNVDARVLAYRDATETFSDQEALLSMTLEDIFSPENMASNRIYLEDITNPDNAYEGAGDLNAGFMMVSGKVAERLKASVGVRYENYKETLLTGALNSGENNNVNNTYNDFLPSLNLTYELNPKTNLRFSYSNTLARAQFRELASFSFYDFVTGITKKGNPDVKRTRISNFDLRYEFYPSLGKLISVSAFYKDLKDPIESNIIAGSSPASKLMSYVNAPKAYIMGGELEVRHDFGFINQDVDFFKNLVFSANAAVIKSEVNFENTQPTMENKRALYGQSPFLLNFGLQYSSAKGWEANAFFNRIGRRIDVVGFGRYENSNFINEYSDIFEAPRSVLDIQVAKKLISNKAELKLNVGNILDTKSIFYQDVDDSGKYNANNDRLMNSVNYGRNFSLSFGYRF from the coding sequence TTGAAATCGCAATTAAAACTCAAAAATGCCCTGTTGACATTACTTCTTTTTGTATTGACGACAACAGCTTTTTCTCAAGAAAGTGGAAAAGTAACTGGTAAAGTCATTAATAGTAAAACAAACGAACCTATCGTTGGATTGACGGTCAAAGTATTGGGAACTTCTAGGGGGGGGAGTTCTGATGTTTCCGGTATATACAATATTCCTGGATTACCTGTCGGCAAGCACACATTAGAATTTAGTTATGTGGGCTATTCAACCAAACAGATTACTGATGTTGAGATTAAGGACAAGGAAGTGACTACTTTAGATGTACTGATGGACAATTCAGAAGGAACGATGTTAGATCAGGTTGTGGTGACGGGGTCATTTAAAAAAGAGTCTATAAATGCTCTTTATGCACAACAAAAGAATAGCATAGCGATTTCAGATGGTATTTCAGCCGAAATCATCAAGAAGACACCAGATAAAAACACAGGCGAGGTATTAAAGCGAGTAAGTGGCGCTAGTGTCCAAGATAATAAGTTCATTATCATCCGCGGATTAAGTGATCGCTACAATGCGGCTTTGTTGAACAATAGTCCACTTCCTAGTACAGAGGCAGATCGCAAAGCATTTTCATTCGATATTATTCCCTCTTCTTTGATAGATAATATCGTTATTAGTAAAACAGCAACAGCAGACTTACCTGGTGACTTAACAGGCGGAGCAGTAAACGTTAAAACCAAAGATTTCCCGGATAGAAAAACTATTGAATTTAATGTTGGACTAGGTTATAATTCATTGAGTACATTCAAGAATTTTCTTGGTAATAAAAGAACGACCGGTAATTATTTTGGCGCCTTAAATCCAGAGAACAAGTTGCCAAGCAATTTTCCATCTTCGTTTAGTGATTATTCTAAATTGAATTCTGCGGAAAAGGTAAATTTTTCAAAAGAATTTAAAAATACCTGGGTTACAGAGAAATTAGGTAAAGCACTCCCTACTCAAAGCGCGCAAGCTCTATTTGGAAATACCTATATGCTTAAGAATGAAGGAAAGCTAGGAGTAATAGGCTCTATTTCTTATAGAAATTCTGAAACAATTTCTCCTGAAATCCGCAATGACTATAATTCCATCGATCAAGGGAAAGATAGTTATATCTTCAAGTACAATGACACCTATTATAGATTCAATTCGAATGTAGGGGCGCTTGGTAATATCTCTTATCTAAATGACAATCTGAAGCTTTCTTGGAAAAACATATTTAATCAAGGTTTAGAGCAGAGCTATACAGACAGAGAAGGTGAGTTTGATGATGGTGGAATTGAGCTAAGAAAGGTAACCCTATTAGAGACAGTTCAGAAGAGAATGTTTAATTCGGTATTGGATGGTGAGTATCTTTTGAATAATGAGAAGCAGTCTAAATTATCTTGGAATTTCTCATATAGCAATGTTAATGTGGATCAACCCGATTTGCGACGTACAATTTACAGTAAGAAACTTGATCCGAATAATCCCGATAGACCTTATCAAATTAGTGTAGGTACTAGTCCATCTCCCTCTGGTGCCGGAAGATTCTATAGTAATCTAAATGAAAATATTTACAGTGGAGGTTTGAATTGGTCTTACGGATTGAAATTATTGGGTCAGGAACAAACATTAAAAGTAGGCGTATTAAAACAATACAAAAAACGCAACGTGGACGCACGCGTTTTAGCCTATAGAGATGCAACTGAGACGTTCTCAGATCAAGAGGCCTTGTTGTCGATGACGCTAGAAGATATCTTTTCCCCTGAAAATATGGCGTCAAATCGGATTTATTTAGAAGATATTACCAATCCAGACAACGCGTATGAAGGTGCTGGAGATTTAAATGCGGGGTTTATGATGGTTTCAGGGAAGGTTGCAGAGCGGTTGAAAGCGAGTGTCGGTGTGCGCTATGAAAATTATAAAGAGACATTACTAACAGGAGCTTTAAATTCTGGTGAAAATAATAATGTAAACAATACTTATAATGACTTTTTACCCTCTCTAAATCTAACGTATGAATTAAACCCTAAGACAAACCTAAGATTTAGTTATTCGAATACTTTAGCCCGAGCACAATTTCGAGAACTAGCATCATTTTCTTTCTATGATTTTGTGACTGGCATCACGAAAAAGGGAAATCCAGATGTGAAAAGGACTAGAATTTCAAATTTTGACCTGAGATATGAATTTTATCCAAGTTTAGGGAAATTGATTTCGGTTTCTGCGTTCTACAAGGACCTAAAGGATCCTATTGAATCTAACATCATAGCAGGTTCCTCTCCAGCTAGCAAATTGATGTCTTATGTTAATGCTCCAAAAGCATACATAATGGGGGGAGAGTTAGAAGTTCGTCATGATTTTGGATTTATTAACCAAGATGTTGATTTTTTCAAAAACCTCGTATTCAGCGCAAATGCCGCGGTAATAAAATCCGAAGTGAACTTTGAAAATACACAGCCTACTATGGAAAATAAAAGAGCGCTGTATGGACAATCACCCTTCTTATTAAATTTTGGTTTACAGTATTCTTCAGCAAAAGGTTGGGAAGCAAATGCATTTTTTAATAGGATTGGAAGACGGATTGACGTTGTCGGGTTTGGTAGATATGAAAACAGCAATTTCATCAATGAATATTCAGATATCTTCGAAGCCCCACGAAGTGTTTTAGATATACAAGTCGCTAAGAAGTTGATTTCGAATAAAGCTGAATTGAAGTTAAACGTCGGCAATATCTTGGATACGAAGTCAATTTTTTATCAAGATGTAGACGATAGTGGTAAATATAATGCAAATAACGACCGCTTAATGAATTCGGTAAACTACGGCAGGAATTTTTCTCTTTCATTTGGCTACAGGTTTTAA
- a CDS encoding hemolysin family protein, whose amino-acid sequence MALDVFWTLLLVLANGFFVAAEFAIVKVRASQIELQAKSGSKVAKIAKNITDHLDGYLAATQLGITLASLGLGWVGEAVMTQIVHQFFGFFNVELSGKIATNLGHVLAFSIITVMHIVFGELAPKSIAIQRPVATTMKIALPLQFFYLIFRPIIWVLNGFANLILRGLGFQVNVGESHHSSEELQYLLDKGKESGALDISEHELIKNVFDFNERIVKNIMVPRTKIVAIDKDATADEFINTVMEEGYSRIPIYDDNIDQIIGIVHTKDILPIIVKGKEVVLKNIMRKPYFIPETKKINDLMAEFQLKRIQIAIVLDEFGGTAGMVTLEDIVEELVGEIQDEYDEETPVVERISETEYMVDAGASVHDVNGYLPLELPESSDYDTIAGLVSDLFDKIPEVGEYKEVYGYTFTIMKKTQQNIEFVKLEMIETPNDDNEE is encoded by the coding sequence ATGGCGCTGGACGTTTTTTGGACCCTTTTGTTAGTACTTGCTAATGGTTTTTTTGTGGCTGCCGAATTTGCCATCGTAAAAGTTCGGGCTTCTCAAATAGAACTACAAGCCAAATCAGGAAGTAAGGTAGCAAAAATAGCTAAAAATATTACAGACCATTTAGACGGATACCTAGCTGCAACACAGCTAGGTATTACGTTAGCATCCCTAGGACTAGGTTGGGTCGGCGAGGCTGTAATGACACAAATTGTCCATCAGTTTTTTGGATTCTTCAACGTTGAGCTTTCTGGAAAAATCGCAACAAATCTAGGACATGTGCTGGCATTCAGTATCATTACTGTGATGCATATTGTTTTCGGTGAACTTGCGCCTAAGTCCATCGCTATTCAAAGACCAGTCGCTACCACAATGAAAATTGCTCTTCCTTTGCAATTTTTCTATTTAATTTTTAGACCTATCATCTGGGTATTGAATGGTTTTGCCAATTTAATCTTACGAGGCCTAGGTTTTCAAGTCAATGTCGGAGAGTCTCACCACTCATCAGAAGAGCTCCAATATCTATTGGACAAAGGAAAGGAAAGCGGAGCGTTGGATATCTCCGAACACGAACTGATTAAGAATGTGTTTGATTTCAATGAGCGTATTGTCAAGAATATTATGGTGCCGCGCACCAAAATTGTCGCCATTGACAAGGATGCAACCGCAGACGAATTTATCAATACGGTCATGGAAGAGGGCTATTCTCGGATACCTATTTATGATGACAATATCGATCAAATCATAGGGATTGTACATACCAAGGATATTCTACCCATTATTGTCAAAGGAAAAGAGGTGGTTTTGAAGAATATCATGCGTAAGCCTTACTTCATACCAGAGACCAAGAAGATCAACGACCTAATGGCTGAATTTCAGCTAAAACGTATTCAGATAGCCATTGTGCTGGATGAATTTGGTGGAACAGCCGGGATGGTCACCTTAGAGGATATTGTCGAAGAGCTTGTCGGAGAGATTCAGGATGAATATGATGAGGAGACTCCTGTCGTAGAACGAATTTCGGAGACAGAATATATGGTGGATGCTGGAGCCAGCGTACACGATGTCAATGGTTACTTACCTTTAGAGTTGCCAGAGAGTTCTGACTATGACACCATAGCAGGCTTGGTTAGCGATTTATTCGACAAGATACCGGAGGTAGGAGAATATAAAGAAGTCTATGGCTATACTTTTACAATCATGAAGAAAACCCAACAAAACATCGAATTTGTTAAGTTGGAGATGATAGAGACGCCTAATGACGATAACGAAGAATAG
- a CDS encoding ABC transporter ATP-binding protein encodes MDYILKANDLSFRYQNGTSLLFPNIEINKGQHTLLLGDSGSGKTTLLQLLAGLSLPLSGTIDIHGQSIYALNSSKLDAFRARHIGFIFQEAHLLKNLTLLENIKLAQSLAKLSVDEKSILNILEQLQLRDKAKAHPNELSRGQKQRAAIARALINKPLLLIADEPTASLDDNNTERVLQLLTSIANQYGSTLLIATHDKRIKDQFTHTYHLK; translated from the coding sequence ATGGATTACATTCTAAAAGCTAACGACTTATCTTTCCGATATCAAAATGGTACGTCCTTACTTTTCCCCAATATTGAAATAAACAAAGGCCAACATACCTTGCTACTAGGAGATTCAGGAAGTGGCAAGACGACCTTGCTTCAACTTCTAGCTGGATTATCCCTTCCCTTGAGCGGAACAATTGATATCCATGGACAATCTATTTATGCACTCAACTCCAGCAAGCTGGATGCCTTCAGAGCTCGGCATATAGGCTTTATATTTCAGGAGGCACATCTCCTCAAGAACCTTACCTTGCTAGAAAATATCAAGCTAGCACAAAGTCTAGCCAAACTATCAGTAGACGAAAAATCTATCTTAAATATACTGGAACAACTTCAACTGAGGGATAAAGCGAAAGCGCACCCCAATGAGCTGAGTCGCGGACAGAAACAAAGAGCAGCAATAGCAAGAGCATTGATCAACAAGCCGCTCTTATTGATTGCTGATGAGCCTACAGCTTCGTTAGATGACAACAACACTGAAAGAGTGCTCCAACTGTTAACGAGTATAGCCAATCAGTACGGATCCACCCTGTTGATTGCTACACACGACAAACGTATTAAAGATCAATTTACACATACCTATCACTTGAAGTAG
- a CDS encoding DUF6268 family outer membrane beta-barrel protein, protein MKKLLFFVLAIGTYLDVHAQIQVELKSEYLGKSSYRVTKGETNEKVGNSKGSAKVHQADINIPLSLKLNELKRPTLWAINAGLAYAKLDNENFTEPLVIDKIMNIGISLNHVRPLNDRWSMVASVGGGIYMPSTDFSQMELNNLLGSAGIVFIRHLRPNLDLGGGLALNNSFGFPMVFPAFYLNWRTEGKYDVRIALMKGLEMSVGYNMHRNLRLSIIAEMNGQTALLKQEGKDKIFSHMYLVTGFRPEIKIGKTISIPITAGMNVWRPTQITDRKLKSIFQEKEHYFQASPYGSVGLKMKF, encoded by the coding sequence ATGAAGAAGTTACTATTTTTTGTGCTTGCAATTGGAACATATCTAGATGTACATGCTCAAATCCAAGTTGAATTAAAATCTGAATATTTAGGAAAGTCAAGCTATCGCGTTACAAAAGGTGAAACGAATGAAAAAGTCGGAAATAGTAAGGGATCGGCGAAGGTCCATCAGGCTGACATCAACATCCCCCTATCTTTAAAGTTGAATGAACTCAAACGTCCCACTCTATGGGCAATCAATGCAGGCTTAGCATATGCCAAACTCGACAACGAAAATTTCACAGAGCCACTCGTGATCGACAAGATTATGAATATTGGCATTAGCTTAAATCATGTCAGACCTTTAAATGATAGGTGGTCCATGGTTGCCTCTGTCGGAGGAGGGATATATATGCCAAGTACCGATTTCTCTCAAATGGAACTTAACAATCTACTTGGAAGTGCTGGAATCGTATTCATTCGCCACTTAAGACCAAATCTGGATTTGGGCGGAGGCCTCGCATTAAACAATTCTTTTGGTTTTCCAATGGTATTCCCGGCTTTCTATCTTAACTGGCGTACGGAGGGCAAATATGATGTTAGGATTGCTCTTATGAAAGGATTGGAAATGTCTGTAGGATACAATATGCACAGAAATCTGCGCCTCAGTATCATTGCCGAAATGAACGGACAGACAGCATTATTGAAACAGGAAGGAAAGGATAAAATATTCTCTCATATGTATTTAGTTACAGGTTTCCGTCCAGAAATAAAGATTGGAAAAACGATTTCAATTCCAATTACAGCTGGTATGAATGTGTGGCGGCCAACACAGATAACGGATAGAAAGTTAAAAAGTATATTTCAAGAAAAGGAACATTATTTCCAGGCATCTCCTTATGGCTCGGTCGGTTTAAAAATGAAATTTTAA
- a CDS encoding ABC transporter permease → MNTLQIVWKNITRQLGSTLLSIILTAFGAAILCVLYVTGDSFEKQLDSNSKNIDLVVGAKGSPLQLILSAVYHVDNPTGNIPLSEANQLKDNPFVKLAVPLSLGDNYKGHRIVGTTADFLTLYNTTVSEGKLFNKPFEIVVGAEVARKRGLKIGDQINSSHGLTESADDHHHHPFIVTGILKKNNNVTDNLILCNLESVWDVHGIAHGHEAAEHRHEKEATEEQLDAHQHHHGEEHHEEEHNHIQEEYVKNIGQELIEDHGEEITAMLIQYQSPAAIGMLPKMVNQSTSMQAASPAIESARLFSLLGVGIDSLTILAYIIMLMAGFSVFISLYNALKSRKYDLAVMRTLGASKQKLFTMVLLEGFLITFFGGLLGLILGHIALFLISQQTGQSTDFIQAFQLQPTELGILALACLTGLLAALVPSLKAYKTTISTILADK, encoded by the coding sequence ATGAATACACTACAGATTGTTTGGAAGAATATCACTAGACAACTAGGCTCTACTTTATTGAGCATCATATTAACAGCCTTTGGTGCGGCTATCCTGTGTGTACTATATGTGACCGGCGATAGCTTTGAAAAACAGCTTGACAGCAATAGTAAAAACATAGACCTGGTAGTGGGCGCCAAAGGCAGCCCGCTTCAGTTAATCCTAAGCGCAGTGTACCATGTAGACAATCCTACTGGCAATATACCACTCTCGGAAGCGAATCAGCTTAAGGACAATCCCTTTGTAAAGTTGGCAGTACCATTATCGCTAGGAGACAATTACAAAGGCCACCGCATAGTAGGCACCACTGCAGACTTCCTCACACTATATAATACGACAGTCAGTGAAGGGAAGCTGTTTAACAAGCCTTTTGAAATCGTAGTTGGCGCTGAAGTGGCGAGAAAAAGAGGCTTAAAAATCGGAGATCAAATCAATAGTTCACATGGGCTAACCGAGAGTGCGGACGACCACCACCATCATCCTTTTATCGTAACTGGTATTCTAAAAAAGAACAATAACGTCACGGACAATCTGATTCTTTGCAATTTAGAGAGTGTGTGGGATGTACACGGAATCGCACATGGTCATGAGGCGGCTGAACATCGTCATGAAAAAGAAGCGACGGAAGAACAGTTAGACGCCCACCAACACCACCATGGCGAAGAACACCACGAAGAAGAGCATAACCATATACAGGAAGAATATGTCAAGAACATTGGACAGGAGTTGATTGAAGACCATGGTGAAGAAATAACGGCAATGCTTATTCAATATCAATCACCTGCAGCAATAGGGATGTTGCCAAAGATGGTTAACCAAAGTACCTCTATGCAAGCAGCCTCTCCAGCTATAGAAAGTGCACGTTTATTCAGCTTACTCGGCGTAGGTATAGATTCGCTTACCATTTTGGCCTATATTATTATGCTTATGGCTGGATTCAGTGTATTTATAAGCTTATACAATGCACTAAAAAGTCGTAAATACGATTTGGCTGTCATGCGCACATTGGGAGCTTCAAAACAAAAACTCTTTACCATGGTACTCCTAGAAGGTTTTCTAATCACCTTCTTTGGGGGTTTACTGGGACTAATATTAGGACATATAGCTCTCTTTCTGATTAGCCAACAAACTGGACAAAGCACAGATTTTATTCAGGCTTTCCAACTTCAACCGACCGAACTCGGCATATTGGCACTTGCTTGTTTGACTGGACTATTAGCAGCCTTGGTCCCCTCATTGAAGGCATACAAGACAACTATATCGACTATTCTTGCTGACAAGTAA
- the rlmB gene encoding 23S rRNA (guanosine(2251)-2'-O)-methyltransferase RlmB, which produces MHNFQNNNRGDKRETNQMVFGIRAVIEAIDSGKEIESLFVQRGLGGSLYLELRNLLKEREIGFQQVPIEKLNRITRKNHQGVIAIISPIIYQKIEDLIPTIYEKGEVPLLLMLDGVTDVRNMGAIARTAECAGVHAIIVPNKGSAEINPDAIKTSAGALYKIPVCRHESISKVGKFLIESGIQLVVSTEKTDSSVYDVDYSAPTCIIMGAEDVGVSDDLIRIADHLAKIPMFGEIGSLNVSVSAGVVLYEAIRQRVSIK; this is translated from the coding sequence ATGCATAATTTTCAAAATAATAATAGAGGTGATAAGCGTGAAACGAACCAAATGGTGTTTGGTATACGTGCCGTGATAGAGGCCATTGACAGTGGGAAAGAGATAGAATCTCTATTTGTGCAACGTGGATTAGGAGGAAGTTTATATCTTGAATTGCGAAATTTGTTGAAGGAACGTGAGATTGGTTTTCAACAAGTGCCTATTGAAAAGTTGAATAGGATTACACGTAAGAATCACCAAGGTGTGATTGCGATTATTTCTCCGATTATTTATCAAAAAATTGAAGATCTCATCCCTACGATTTACGAAAAAGGAGAGGTGCCCTTGTTGTTGATGTTGGATGGGGTGACAGATGTACGCAACATGGGAGCAATTGCAAGAACTGCTGAATGTGCTGGTGTACATGCTATAATTGTCCCGAATAAAGGCTCCGCTGAAATCAATCCAGATGCAATTAAGACATCTGCGGGAGCGCTATATAAGATACCTGTATGTCGGCATGAGAGTATCTCCAAGGTCGGTAAATTTTTAATAGAGTCGGGTATTCAATTGGTCGTAAGTACTGAGAAGACAGATTCAAGTGTGTATGATGTAGATTATTCAGCTCCTACATGTATTATTATGGGAGCAGAAGATGTGGGAGTGTCGGATGATTTGATTCGTATTGCCGATCATTTGGCCAAGATCCCAATGTTTGGTGAGATAGGGTCGTTAAATGTGTCAGTATCAGCTGGTGTTGTCCTTTACGAGGCGATTCGTCAACGTGTCTCGATTAAATAA
- a CDS encoding DNA polymerase III subunit gamma/tau: protein MENFIVSARKYRPVTFDSVVGQQHITGTLKNAILNNQLAQAFLFCGPRGVGKTTCARILAKTINCEQITSEAEACGECDSCKSFQNGNSFSIHELDAASNNSVDDIRSLIDQVRIPPQSGRYKIYIIDEVHMLSQQAFNAFLKTLEEPPSYAIFILATTEKHKILPTILSRCQIFDFNRIRVDDMAQHLGRIADNESIQYELDGLHIIAQKADGGLRDALSMFDQIVSFSNKQISYQSVIDNLNILDYDYYFKLTDSIYKEDAAQAILIFDQVLNRGFDGNHFIGGLSSHLRNLLVTKDPSTLKLLDVSDNIKKRYLEQSQQLSSGLLLSALNISNQCEINYKSSKNQRLQVELALLKMCHIASAIMLSDNGTFSALAEQKKKRPEPAVTSATVSVAEIKKQDVPVEPESVKPSTLIPPAPSKPVENHPPKMSDTGKKGWGSVKVATSIPNLNAIFEEKAVEEDNKPSLVRGDANKEVSLNEFLQKWQEFAERLKNENKINLFTLMTVAQPRLSGNSLIEVEVENAIQMDVLNSAKIDMLNFLRVELQNFSLDIKGTMMEHQVSRKPYTSQEKYQAMVAKNPTLEKLRQEFNLGLS, encoded by the coding sequence ATGGAAAATTTTATTGTTTCTGCTCGTAAATATCGTCCGGTCACATTTGACTCGGTCGTTGGTCAGCAACATATTACAGGGACATTAAAGAATGCAATCCTCAACAATCAGTTGGCGCAAGCATTCTTGTTTTGTGGACCCCGTGGTGTTGGCAAGACGACTTGTGCGCGTATTTTGGCAAAAACAATAAACTGCGAGCAGATTACCAGCGAGGCTGAAGCCTGCGGTGAATGTGATAGCTGTAAGTCTTTTCAAAATGGTAACTCATTCAGTATACATGAGCTGGATGCAGCATCCAACAATTCTGTCGACGACATTAGAAGCTTAATCGATCAAGTGCGTATTCCGCCACAATCAGGTAGATATAAGATTTATATCATCGATGAGGTACACATGCTGTCTCAACAAGCTTTTAATGCTTTTTTGAAGACGTTAGAGGAACCTCCTTCTTATGCGATTTTTATCTTAGCGACGACTGAAAAGCACAAGATATTGCCTACTATATTATCACGTTGTCAAATCTTTGACTTCAATAGAATACGAGTCGACGATATGGCGCAACATCTGGGACGTATTGCGGATAATGAATCCATCCAGTACGAATTAGATGGGCTTCATATCATCGCTCAGAAGGCTGATGGTGGGCTGCGTGATGCTTTGTCTATGTTTGATCAGATTGTTAGTTTTTCCAATAAGCAGATTTCCTATCAGTCGGTCATTGATAATTTGAATATTCTTGATTACGATTATTATTTTAAGTTGACAGATTCCATTTATAAGGAAGATGCTGCGCAAGCTATCCTAATCTTCGATCAGGTACTCAATAGAGGATTCGATGGTAATCATTTTATTGGGGGGTTGTCTTCGCATCTTCGTAATCTACTGGTGACCAAGGACCCATCGACATTAAAACTCTTGGATGTCAGTGATAATATCAAAAAACGTTATTTGGAGCAATCTCAACAATTGTCCTCTGGATTGTTATTGTCAGCATTGAATATTTCCAACCAATGTGAGATAAACTATAAAAGCAGCAAAAACCAAAGACTTCAAGTGGAGCTAGCTTTATTGAAGATGTGCCATATCGCCAGTGCGATAATGTTGAGTGACAACGGTACATTTTCAGCTTTAGCTGAACAAAAAAAAAAACGACCTGAACCAGCGGTAACTTCAGCAACTGTGTCAGTTGCTGAAATAAAGAAACAGGATGTTCCTGTTGAACCAGAGTCAGTCAAACCCTCGACTCTGATTCCTCCTGCACCTTCCAAGCCAGTGGAAAATCATCCTCCAAAAATGTCCGACACAGGAAAAAAGGGATGGGGAAGTGTAAAGGTTGCCACCAGTATCCCGAATCTCAACGCGATTTTTGAAGAAAAGGCTGTCGAGGAAGACAACAAGCCGAGTTTGGTAAGGGGAGATGCTAATAAGGAGGTAAGCCTGAATGAATTTTTGCAAAAATGGCAAGAATTTGCAGAGCGGCTCAAGAATGAAAACAAGATAAACTTGTTTACCTTGATGACGGTGGCCCAGCCCAGACTAAGTGGAAATAGCCTTATTGAAGTAGAGGTGGAGAATGCCATACAAATGGACGTACTGAATTCGGCAAAGATTGATATGCTTAATTTTCTTCGAGTGGAGCTTCAAAACTTTTCATTGGATATCAAAGGAACCATGATGGAGCATCAGGTATCTCGTAAGCCGTATACCTCACAGGAAAAATATCAGGCTATGGTCGCCAAAAATCCTACCTTGGAAAAACTTAGACAAGAATTCAATCTCGGTTTGAGCTAA